One genomic region from Esox lucius isolate fEsoLuc1 chromosome 24, fEsoLuc1.pri, whole genome shotgun sequence encodes:
- the LOC105006399 gene encoding motile sperm domain-containing protein 1, with protein MHQQPMKGAENGTRGEAEGGGVRRRGERVERGDSSTSPSPHETPPTPLPVFLFPSELVFYSGQRSSHRRVLTLYNPYTFTIMFKMLCTSPSRYSVVEAEGSVRAKSCIDLVVRHKDVSPRHWGRRDRFRLEVSGGGQEGSREVWAELKGGGGGVDEPRSTPTTPSRHALPSSLTPLPYFKATQAVRSPLQFAVLVVMGVVCVAILMLPLHSEPNHLVPSYAHVTVTQKLVCAYTLGLLTMVFLQ; from the exons ATGCATCAGCAGCCAATGAAAGGGGCGGAGAATGGGACCAGAGGTGAAGCTGAGGGTGGAGGGGTAAGGCGGAGGGGAGAACGAGTTGAGAGAGGTGACTCTtctacctccccctctccccacgagactccacccacccctctccctgtcttcctgtTCCCGTCAGAGCTGGTGTTCTACTCAGGCCAGAGGAGCTCTCACAGGAGAGTTCTGACCCTATATAACCCCTACACCTTCACCATCATGTTCAAGA TGCTGTGTACGTCTCCATCCCGGTACTCAGTGGTGGAAGCTGAGGGCAGCGTCAGAGCCAAGTCCTGCATTGACCT tGTTGTGCGTCACAAGGATGTGTCTCCTCGTCACTGGGGCCGGAGAGATCGTTTCCGCCTGGAGGTGTCAGGGGGAGGACAGGAAGGGAGTCGAGAGGTGTGGGCTGAGCtgaaggggggaggagggggagtggACGAACCCCGGAGCACACCCACAACCCCCAGCAGACACGCCCTTCCAtcctccctcacccccctcccctaCTTTAAAGCAACACAAGCAG TTCGAAGCCCACTCCAGTTTGCAGTGTTGGTGGTGATGGGGGTAGTGTGTGTTGCGATCTTAATGCTCCCCCTCCACTCTGAGCCAAACCATTTGGTTCCTAGCTACGCCCATGTGACCGTCACACAAAAACTGGTGTGTGCCTACACCCTGG GTCTGCTCACCATGGTGTTTCTACAGTAA
- the slc25a11 gene encoding mitochondrial 2-oxoglutarate/malate carrier protein, which translates to MAETSKPKTSPKAIKFLFGGLAGMGATVFVQPLDLVKNRMQLSGQGGKVREYKTSFHALASILKNEGLGGIYTGLSAGLLRQATYTTTRLGIYTVLFEKMTGQDGTPPNFLMKAVIGMTAGAIGAFVGTPAEVALIRMTADGRLPTDQRRGYSNVFNALVRITKEEGVTTLWRGCIPTMARAVVVNAAQLASYSQSKQALIETGYFVDGIFLHFCASMISGLVTTAASMPVDIVKTRIQNMRMIDGKPEFRNGLDVLAKVIRNEGFFSLWKGFTPYYARLGPHTVLTFIFLEQMNKAYKLYFLN; encoded by the exons ATGGCGGAAACATCCAAACCGAAAACCTCTCCTAAGGCCATCAAGTTCCTCTTCGGGGGTCTGGCGGG aaTGGGAGCCACTGTGTTTGTTCAGCCACTGGACCTGGTTAAGAACAGGATGCAGCTGAGCGGTCAGGGAGGGAAGGTTCGGGAGTACAAGACATCGTTCCACGCTCTGGCCTCCATCCTGAAGAATGAAGGCCTGGGTGGAATCTACACAGG TCTATCAGCAGGGCTGCTCCGCCAGGCCACCTACACTACGACCCGGTTAGGCATCTACACGGTTCTGTTTGAGAAGATGACGGGACAGGACGGGACCCCTCCCAACTTCCTCATGAAG GCTGTGATCGGTATGACGGCTGGGGCCATCGGAGCCTTTGTTGGGACCCCTGCTGAGGTTGCCTTGATTAGGATGACAGCTGATGGACG TCTTCCCACAGACCAGAGAAGAGGCTATTCTAATGTGTTCAATGCTCTGGTCAGAATAACCAAAGAAGAGGGTGTCACCACCTTGTGGAGG GGCTGTATTCCCACCATGGCTCGTGCTGTTGTGGTCAACGCCGCCCAGCTAGCTTCCTATTCTCAGAGCAAACAGGCTCTCATAGAGACAG ggTATTTTGTCGACGGAATCTTCCTTCATTTCTGTGCCAGTATGATCAGTGGTCTGGTAACTACAGCAGCATCTATGCCTGTGGACATtgtgaaaaccaggattcagAACATGAGGATGATCGATGGAAAGCCTGAGTTCCGGAACGGCCTG GACGTCCTTGCGAAGGTGATCCGTAATGAGGGCTTCTTCTCTCTGTGGAAGGGCTTCACTCCTTATTATGCCAGATTGGGTCCTCACACCGTTCTCACATTCATCTTCCTGGAACAGATGAACAAGGCTTATAAACTCTACTTCCTGAACTAG